A region from the Equus asinus isolate D_3611 breed Donkey chromosome 3, EquAss-T2T_v2, whole genome shotgun sequence genome encodes:
- the PCDH7 gene encoding protocadherin-7 isoform X19, producing MLRMRTMGWARGWCLGCCLLLPLSLSLAAAKQLLRYRLAEEGPADVRIGNVASDLGIVTGSGEVTFSLESGSEYLKIDNLTGELSTSERRIDREKLPQCQMIFDENECFLDFEVSVIGPSQSWVDLFEGRVIVLDINDNTPTFPSPVLTLTVEENRPVGTLYLLPTATDRDFGRNGIERYELLQEPGGGGGGGGEGRRAGAADSAPYPGGGGNGASGGGPGGSKRRLDAPEGGGGANPGGRSSVFELQVADTPDGEKQPQLIVKGALDREQRDSYELTLRVRDGGDPPRSSQAILRVLITDVNDNSPRFEKSVYEADLAENSAPGTPILQLRAADLDVGVNGQIEYVFGAATESVRRLLRLDETSGWLSVLHRIDREEVNQLRFTVMARDRGQPPKTDKATVVLNIKDENDNVPSIEIRKIGRIPLKDGVANVAEDVLVDTPIALVQVSDRDQGENGVVTCTVVGDVPFQLKPASDTEGDQNKKKYFLHTSAPLDYETTREFNVVIVAVDSGSPSLSSNNSLVVKVGDTNDNPPVFGQSVVEVYFPENNIPGERVATVLATDADSGKNAEIAYSLESSVMGIFAIDPDSGDILVNTVLDREQTDRYEFKVNAKDKGIPVLQGSTTVIVQVADKNDNDPKFMQDVFTFYVKENLQPNSPVGMVTVMDADKGRNAEMSLYIEENSNIFSIENDTGTIYSTMSFDREHQTTYTFRVKAVDGGDPPRSATATVSLFVMDENDNAPTVTLPRNISYTLLPPSSNVRTVVATVLATDSDDGINADLNYSIVGGNPFKLFEIDSTSGVVSLVGKLTHKHYGLHRLVVQVNDSGQPSQSTTTLVHVFVNESVSNATVIDSQIARSLHTPLTQDIAGDPSYEISKQRLSIVIGVVAGIMTVILIILIVVMARYCRSKNKNGYEAGKKDHEDFFTPQQHDKSKKPKKDKKNKKSKQPLYSSIVTVEASKPNGQRYDSVNEKLSDSPSMGRYRSVNGGPGSPDLARHYKSSSPLPTVQLHPQSPTAGKKHQAVQDLPPANTFVGAGDNISIGSDHCSEYSCQTNNKYSKQMRLHPYITVFG from the exons ATGCTGAGGATGCGGACCATGGGATGGGCGCGCGGCTGGTGCCTGGgctgctgtctcctcttgccgcTGTCGCTCAGCCTGGCGGCCGCCAAGCAACTCCTCCGGTACCGACTGGCCGAGGAGGGCCCAGCAGACGTTCGCATCGGCAACGTCGCCTCCGACTTAGGCATCGTGACCGGCTCGGGTGAGGTGACTTTCAGCCTCGAGTCGGGCTCCGAGTACCTGAAGATCGACAACCTCACGGGCGAGCTGAGCACGAGCGAGCGGCGCATCGACCGCGAGAAGCTGCCCCAGTGTCAGATGATCTTCGACGAGAACGAGTGCTTCCTGGACTTCGAGGTGTCGGTGATCGGGCCCTCGCAGAGCTGGGTGGACCTGTTCGAGGGTCGGGTCATCGTGCTCGACATCAACGACAACACGCCCACCTTCCCGTCGCCGGTGCTCACGCTCACGGTGGAGGAGAACCGGCCGGTGGGCACACTCTACCTGCTGCCCACCGCCACCGACCGTGACTTCGGCCGCAACGGCATCGAGCGCTACGAGCTGCTCCAGGagcccgggggcggcggcggcggcggcggcgagggccggcGCGCCGGGGCTGCCGACAGCGCCCCCTACCCCGGGGGCGGCGGGAACGGCgcgagcggcggcggccccggggGTTCCAAGAGGCGGCTGGACGCGCCAGAGGGCGGTGGCGGGGCGAACCCCGGGGGCCGCAGCAGCGTGTTCGAACTGCAGGTGGCCGACACCCCGGATGGCGAGAAGCAGCCGCAGCTGATCGTGAAGGGGGCGCTGGACCGCGAGCAGCGCGACTCCTATGAGCTGACCCTGCGGGTGCGCGACGGGGGCGACCCGCCTCGCTCCTCTCAGGCTATCCTGCGGGTGCTCATCACCGACGTGAACGACAACAGCCCCCGCTTCGAGAAGAGCGTGTACGAGGCGGACCTGGCCGAGAACAGCGCCCCTGGGACCCCCATCCTGCAGCTGCGTGCCGCCGACTTGGACGTGGGGGTCAACGGGCAGATCGAGTACGTGTTCGGGGCGGCTACCGAGTCAGTGCGGCGGCTGCTGCGCCTCGACGAGACGTCAGGCTGGCTCAGTGTCCTGCACCGTATCGACCGCGAGGAGGTGAACCAGCTGCGCTTCACAGTCATGGCCCGCGATCGCGGGCAGCCCCCCAAGACCGACAAGGCCACCGTGGTCCTCAACATCAAGGACGAGAACGACAACGTGCCATCCATTGAAATCCGCAAGATCGGGCGTATCCCGCTCAAGGATGGGGTGGCCAACGTGGCCGAGGACGTTCTGGTCGACACTCCCATCGCCCTGGTGCAGGTGTCAGACCGAGACCAAGGCGAGAACGGGGTGGTCACCTGCACCGTGGTGGGCGACGTGCCCTTCCAGCTCAAGCCAGCCAGCGACACAGAGGGCGACCAGAACAAGAAAAAGTACTTCCTGCACACCTCGGCCCCTCTGGACTATGAGACCACCCGGGAGTTCAACGTGGTCATAGTGGCAGTGGACTCGGGCAGCCCCAGCCTCTCCAGCAACAACTCTCTGGTTGTGAAGGTGGGAGACACTAACGACAACCCTCCCGTCTTTGGCCAGTCAGTGGTGGAGGTTTACTTTCCCGAGAACAACATTCCTGGCGAAAGGGTGGCCACTGTGCTGGCGACAGACGCTGACAGCGGGAAGAATGCGGAGATTGCCTACTCGCTGGAGTCCTCTGTAATGGGGATCTTTGCCATTGATCCCGATTCTGGGGACATCCTCGTCAATACGGTGCTGGACCGCGAGCAGACTGACAGGTATGAGTTTAAAGTTAATGCCAAAGACAAAGGCATCCCTGTGCTGCAGGGCAGCACCACGGTGATTGTGCAGGTGGCTGACAAGAATGACAATGACCCTAAGTTTATGCAGGACGTCTTTACCTTTTATGTGAAAGAGAACTTGCAGCCCAACAGCCCGGTGGGGATGGTGACGGTGATGGATGCTGACAAGGGGCGCAATGCGGAGATGAGCCTGTACATAGAGGAGAACAGTAAcattttttctattgaaaatgaCACAGGGACCATTTACTCCACGATGTCTTTTGACCGGGAACATCAGACCACATATACATTCAGAGTCAAGGCTGTGGACGGGGGAGATCCTCCCAGATCTGCCACAGCCACAGTCTCTCTCTTTGTGATGGATGAGAATGACAATGCTCCTACAGTTACCCTTCCCAGAAACATTTCCTACACTTTACTGCCACCTTCAAGTAATGTCAGGACAGTAGTAGCTACAGTGTTGGCAACAGACAGTGATGATGGCATCAATGCAGACCTTAACTACAGCATTGTGGGAGGGAATCCCTTCAAGCTGTTTGAGATTGATTCCACCAGTGGTGTGGTTTCCTTAGTGGGAAAACTCACCCATAAGCATTATGGCTTGCACAGGTTGGTGGTGCAAGTGAATGACAGTGGGCAGCCTTCCCAGTCCACCACGACTCTGGTGCATGTGTTTGTcaatgaaagtgtttctaatgcAACTGTGATTGACTCTCAGATAGCTAGAAGTTTGCACACCCCACTCACCCAGGATATAGCTGGTGACCCAAGCTACGAAATTAGCAAACAGAGACTCAGTATTGTCATTGGGGTTGTTGCTGGAATTATGACAGTGATTCTAATCatcttaattgtggtgatggCAAGGTACTGCCGgtccaaaaataaaaatggctacGAAGCTGGCAAAAAAGATCACGAAGACTTTTTTACACCCCAACAGCATGACAAATCTAAAAAGCctaaaaaggacaagaaaaacaaaaaatctaagCAGCCCCTCTACAGCAGCATTGTCACTGTAGAAGCTTCTAAACCAAATGGACAGAGGTATGATAGTGTCAATGAGAAGCTGTCAGACAGCCCGAGCATGGGGCGATACCGATCGGTTAACGGTGGGCCTGGCAGTCCTGACCTGGCCAGGCATTACAAATCTAGTTCCCCATTGCCTACTGTCCAGCTTCACCCCCAATCACCAACTGCAGGAAAAAAACACCAGGCCGTACAAGATCTACCACCAGCCAACACATTTGTGGGAGCAGGAGACAACATTTCAATTGGATCAGATCACTGCTCTGAGTACAGCTGTCAAACCAATAACAAGTACAGCAAACAG atGCGTCTACATCCATACATTACTGTGTTTGGCTGA
- the PCDH7 gene encoding protocadherin-7 isoform X18: protein MLRMRTMGWARGWCLGCCLLLPLSLSLAAAKQLLRYRLAEEGPADVRIGNVASDLGIVTGSGEVTFSLESGSEYLKIDNLTGELSTSERRIDREKLPQCQMIFDENECFLDFEVSVIGPSQSWVDLFEGRVIVLDINDNTPTFPSPVLTLTVEENRPVGTLYLLPTATDRDFGRNGIERYELLQEPGGGGGGGGEGRRAGAADSAPYPGGGGNGASGGGPGGSKRRLDAPEGGGGANPGGRSSVFELQVADTPDGEKQPQLIVKGALDREQRDSYELTLRVRDGGDPPRSSQAILRVLITDVNDNSPRFEKSVYEADLAENSAPGTPILQLRAADLDVGVNGQIEYVFGAATESVRRLLRLDETSGWLSVLHRIDREEVNQLRFTVMARDRGQPPKTDKATVVLNIKDENDNVPSIEIRKIGRIPLKDGVANVAEDVLVDTPIALVQVSDRDQGENGVVTCTVVGDVPFQLKPASDTEGDQNKKKYFLHTSAPLDYETTREFNVVIVAVDSGSPSLSSNNSLVVKVGDTNDNPPVFGQSVVEVYFPENNIPGERVATVLATDADSGKNAEIAYSLESSVMGIFAIDPDSGDILVNTVLDREQTDRYEFKVNAKDKGIPVLQGSTTVIVQVADKNDNDPKFMQDVFTFYVKENLQPNSPVGMVTVMDADKGRNAEMSLYIEENSNIFSIENDTGTIYSTMSFDREHQTTYTFRVKAVDGGDPPRSATATVSLFVMDENDNAPTVTLPRNISYTLLPPSSNVRTVVATVLATDSDDGINADLNYSIVGGNPFKLFEIDSTSGVVSLVGKLTHKHYGLHRLVVQVNDSGQPSQSTTTLVHVFVNESVSNATVIDSQIARSLHTPLTQDIAGDPSYEISKQRLSIVIGVVAGIMTVILIILIVVMARYCRSKNKNGYEAGKKDHEDFFTPQQHDKSKKPKKDKKNKKSKQPLYSSIVTVEASKPNGQRYDSVNEKLSDSPSMGRYRSVNGGPGSPDLARHYKSSSPLPTVQLHPQSPTAGKKHQAVQDLPPANTFVGAGDNISIGSDHCSEYSCQTNNKYSKQPFRRVTFSVVSQPQDPHQGSLQSCYDSGLEESETPSSKSSSGPRLGALPLPEDNYERTTPDGSVGVAAITTFPFLPFPHGKTHGRRVLLRPLH from the coding sequence ATGCTGAGGATGCGGACCATGGGATGGGCGCGCGGCTGGTGCCTGGgctgctgtctcctcttgccgcTGTCGCTCAGCCTGGCGGCCGCCAAGCAACTCCTCCGGTACCGACTGGCCGAGGAGGGCCCAGCAGACGTTCGCATCGGCAACGTCGCCTCCGACTTAGGCATCGTGACCGGCTCGGGTGAGGTGACTTTCAGCCTCGAGTCGGGCTCCGAGTACCTGAAGATCGACAACCTCACGGGCGAGCTGAGCACGAGCGAGCGGCGCATCGACCGCGAGAAGCTGCCCCAGTGTCAGATGATCTTCGACGAGAACGAGTGCTTCCTGGACTTCGAGGTGTCGGTGATCGGGCCCTCGCAGAGCTGGGTGGACCTGTTCGAGGGTCGGGTCATCGTGCTCGACATCAACGACAACACGCCCACCTTCCCGTCGCCGGTGCTCACGCTCACGGTGGAGGAGAACCGGCCGGTGGGCACACTCTACCTGCTGCCCACCGCCACCGACCGTGACTTCGGCCGCAACGGCATCGAGCGCTACGAGCTGCTCCAGGagcccgggggcggcggcggcggcggcggcgagggccggcGCGCCGGGGCTGCCGACAGCGCCCCCTACCCCGGGGGCGGCGGGAACGGCgcgagcggcggcggccccggggGTTCCAAGAGGCGGCTGGACGCGCCAGAGGGCGGTGGCGGGGCGAACCCCGGGGGCCGCAGCAGCGTGTTCGAACTGCAGGTGGCCGACACCCCGGATGGCGAGAAGCAGCCGCAGCTGATCGTGAAGGGGGCGCTGGACCGCGAGCAGCGCGACTCCTATGAGCTGACCCTGCGGGTGCGCGACGGGGGCGACCCGCCTCGCTCCTCTCAGGCTATCCTGCGGGTGCTCATCACCGACGTGAACGACAACAGCCCCCGCTTCGAGAAGAGCGTGTACGAGGCGGACCTGGCCGAGAACAGCGCCCCTGGGACCCCCATCCTGCAGCTGCGTGCCGCCGACTTGGACGTGGGGGTCAACGGGCAGATCGAGTACGTGTTCGGGGCGGCTACCGAGTCAGTGCGGCGGCTGCTGCGCCTCGACGAGACGTCAGGCTGGCTCAGTGTCCTGCACCGTATCGACCGCGAGGAGGTGAACCAGCTGCGCTTCACAGTCATGGCCCGCGATCGCGGGCAGCCCCCCAAGACCGACAAGGCCACCGTGGTCCTCAACATCAAGGACGAGAACGACAACGTGCCATCCATTGAAATCCGCAAGATCGGGCGTATCCCGCTCAAGGATGGGGTGGCCAACGTGGCCGAGGACGTTCTGGTCGACACTCCCATCGCCCTGGTGCAGGTGTCAGACCGAGACCAAGGCGAGAACGGGGTGGTCACCTGCACCGTGGTGGGCGACGTGCCCTTCCAGCTCAAGCCAGCCAGCGACACAGAGGGCGACCAGAACAAGAAAAAGTACTTCCTGCACACCTCGGCCCCTCTGGACTATGAGACCACCCGGGAGTTCAACGTGGTCATAGTGGCAGTGGACTCGGGCAGCCCCAGCCTCTCCAGCAACAACTCTCTGGTTGTGAAGGTGGGAGACACTAACGACAACCCTCCCGTCTTTGGCCAGTCAGTGGTGGAGGTTTACTTTCCCGAGAACAACATTCCTGGCGAAAGGGTGGCCACTGTGCTGGCGACAGACGCTGACAGCGGGAAGAATGCGGAGATTGCCTACTCGCTGGAGTCCTCTGTAATGGGGATCTTTGCCATTGATCCCGATTCTGGGGACATCCTCGTCAATACGGTGCTGGACCGCGAGCAGACTGACAGGTATGAGTTTAAAGTTAATGCCAAAGACAAAGGCATCCCTGTGCTGCAGGGCAGCACCACGGTGATTGTGCAGGTGGCTGACAAGAATGACAATGACCCTAAGTTTATGCAGGACGTCTTTACCTTTTATGTGAAAGAGAACTTGCAGCCCAACAGCCCGGTGGGGATGGTGACGGTGATGGATGCTGACAAGGGGCGCAATGCGGAGATGAGCCTGTACATAGAGGAGAACAGTAAcattttttctattgaaaatgaCACAGGGACCATTTACTCCACGATGTCTTTTGACCGGGAACATCAGACCACATATACATTCAGAGTCAAGGCTGTGGACGGGGGAGATCCTCCCAGATCTGCCACAGCCACAGTCTCTCTCTTTGTGATGGATGAGAATGACAATGCTCCTACAGTTACCCTTCCCAGAAACATTTCCTACACTTTACTGCCACCTTCAAGTAATGTCAGGACAGTAGTAGCTACAGTGTTGGCAACAGACAGTGATGATGGCATCAATGCAGACCTTAACTACAGCATTGTGGGAGGGAATCCCTTCAAGCTGTTTGAGATTGATTCCACCAGTGGTGTGGTTTCCTTAGTGGGAAAACTCACCCATAAGCATTATGGCTTGCACAGGTTGGTGGTGCAAGTGAATGACAGTGGGCAGCCTTCCCAGTCCACCACGACTCTGGTGCATGTGTTTGTcaatgaaagtgtttctaatgcAACTGTGATTGACTCTCAGATAGCTAGAAGTTTGCACACCCCACTCACCCAGGATATAGCTGGTGACCCAAGCTACGAAATTAGCAAACAGAGACTCAGTATTGTCATTGGGGTTGTTGCTGGAATTATGACAGTGATTCTAATCatcttaattgtggtgatggCAAGGTACTGCCGgtccaaaaataaaaatggctacGAAGCTGGCAAAAAAGATCACGAAGACTTTTTTACACCCCAACAGCATGACAAATCTAAAAAGCctaaaaaggacaagaaaaacaaaaaatctaagCAGCCCCTCTACAGCAGCATTGTCACTGTAGAAGCTTCTAAACCAAATGGACAGAGGTATGATAGTGTCAATGAGAAGCTGTCAGACAGCCCGAGCATGGGGCGATACCGATCGGTTAACGGTGGGCCTGGCAGTCCTGACCTGGCCAGGCATTACAAATCTAGTTCCCCATTGCCTACTGTCCAGCTTCACCCCCAATCACCAACTGCAGGAAAAAAACACCAGGCCGTACAAGATCTACCACCAGCCAACACATTTGTGGGAGCAGGAGACAACATTTCAATTGGATCAGATCACTGCTCTGAGTACAGCTGTCAAACCAATAACAAGTACAGCAAACAG
- the PCDH7 gene encoding protocadherin-7 isoform X20: MLRMRTMGWARGWCLGCCLLLPLSLSLAAAKQLLRYRLAEEGPADVRIGNVASDLGIVTGSGEVTFSLESGSEYLKIDNLTGELSTSERRIDREKLPQCQMIFDENECFLDFEVSVIGPSQSWVDLFEGRVIVLDINDNTPTFPSPVLTLTVEENRPVGTLYLLPTATDRDFGRNGIERYELLQEPGGGGGGGGEGRRAGAADSAPYPGGGGNGASGGGPGGSKRRLDAPEGGGGANPGGRSSVFELQVADTPDGEKQPQLIVKGALDREQRDSYELTLRVRDGGDPPRSSQAILRVLITDVNDNSPRFEKSVYEADLAENSAPGTPILQLRAADLDVGVNGQIEYVFGAATESVRRLLRLDETSGWLSVLHRIDREEVNQLRFTVMARDRGQPPKTDKATVVLNIKDENDNVPSIEIRKIGRIPLKDGVANVAEDVLVDTPIALVQVSDRDQGENGVVTCTVVGDVPFQLKPASDTEGDQNKKKYFLHTSAPLDYETTREFNVVIVAVDSGSPSLSSNNSLVVKVGDTNDNPPVFGQSVVEVYFPENNIPGERVATVLATDADSGKNAEIAYSLESSVMGIFAIDPDSGDILVNTVLDREQTDRYEFKVNAKDKGIPVLQGSTTVIVQVADKNDNDPKFMQDVFTFYVKENLQPNSPVGMVTVMDADKGRNAEMSLYIEENSNIFSIENDTGTIYSTMSFDREHQTTYTFRVKAVDGGDPPRSATATVSLFVMDENDNAPTVTLPRNISYTLLPPSSNVRTVVATVLATDSDDGINADLNYSIVGGNPFKLFEIDSTSGVVSLVGKLTHKHYGLHRLVVQVNDSGQPSQSTTTLVHVFVNESVSNATVIDSQIARSLHTPLTQDIAGDPSYEISKQRLSIVIGVVAGIMTVILIILIVVMARYCRSKNKNGYEAGKKDHEDFFTPQQHDKSKKPKKDKKNKKSKQPLYSSIVTVEASKPNGQRYDSVNEKLSDSPSMGRYRSVNGGPGSPDLARHYKSSSPLPTVQLHPQSPTAGKKHQAVQDLPPANTFVGAGDNISIGSDHCSEYSCQTNNKYSKQIQDLFQM; the protein is encoded by the coding sequence ATGCTGAGGATGCGGACCATGGGATGGGCGCGCGGCTGGTGCCTGGgctgctgtctcctcttgccgcTGTCGCTCAGCCTGGCGGCCGCCAAGCAACTCCTCCGGTACCGACTGGCCGAGGAGGGCCCAGCAGACGTTCGCATCGGCAACGTCGCCTCCGACTTAGGCATCGTGACCGGCTCGGGTGAGGTGACTTTCAGCCTCGAGTCGGGCTCCGAGTACCTGAAGATCGACAACCTCACGGGCGAGCTGAGCACGAGCGAGCGGCGCATCGACCGCGAGAAGCTGCCCCAGTGTCAGATGATCTTCGACGAGAACGAGTGCTTCCTGGACTTCGAGGTGTCGGTGATCGGGCCCTCGCAGAGCTGGGTGGACCTGTTCGAGGGTCGGGTCATCGTGCTCGACATCAACGACAACACGCCCACCTTCCCGTCGCCGGTGCTCACGCTCACGGTGGAGGAGAACCGGCCGGTGGGCACACTCTACCTGCTGCCCACCGCCACCGACCGTGACTTCGGCCGCAACGGCATCGAGCGCTACGAGCTGCTCCAGGagcccgggggcggcggcggcggcggcggcgagggccggcGCGCCGGGGCTGCCGACAGCGCCCCCTACCCCGGGGGCGGCGGGAACGGCgcgagcggcggcggccccggggGTTCCAAGAGGCGGCTGGACGCGCCAGAGGGCGGTGGCGGGGCGAACCCCGGGGGCCGCAGCAGCGTGTTCGAACTGCAGGTGGCCGACACCCCGGATGGCGAGAAGCAGCCGCAGCTGATCGTGAAGGGGGCGCTGGACCGCGAGCAGCGCGACTCCTATGAGCTGACCCTGCGGGTGCGCGACGGGGGCGACCCGCCTCGCTCCTCTCAGGCTATCCTGCGGGTGCTCATCACCGACGTGAACGACAACAGCCCCCGCTTCGAGAAGAGCGTGTACGAGGCGGACCTGGCCGAGAACAGCGCCCCTGGGACCCCCATCCTGCAGCTGCGTGCCGCCGACTTGGACGTGGGGGTCAACGGGCAGATCGAGTACGTGTTCGGGGCGGCTACCGAGTCAGTGCGGCGGCTGCTGCGCCTCGACGAGACGTCAGGCTGGCTCAGTGTCCTGCACCGTATCGACCGCGAGGAGGTGAACCAGCTGCGCTTCACAGTCATGGCCCGCGATCGCGGGCAGCCCCCCAAGACCGACAAGGCCACCGTGGTCCTCAACATCAAGGACGAGAACGACAACGTGCCATCCATTGAAATCCGCAAGATCGGGCGTATCCCGCTCAAGGATGGGGTGGCCAACGTGGCCGAGGACGTTCTGGTCGACACTCCCATCGCCCTGGTGCAGGTGTCAGACCGAGACCAAGGCGAGAACGGGGTGGTCACCTGCACCGTGGTGGGCGACGTGCCCTTCCAGCTCAAGCCAGCCAGCGACACAGAGGGCGACCAGAACAAGAAAAAGTACTTCCTGCACACCTCGGCCCCTCTGGACTATGAGACCACCCGGGAGTTCAACGTGGTCATAGTGGCAGTGGACTCGGGCAGCCCCAGCCTCTCCAGCAACAACTCTCTGGTTGTGAAGGTGGGAGACACTAACGACAACCCTCCCGTCTTTGGCCAGTCAGTGGTGGAGGTTTACTTTCCCGAGAACAACATTCCTGGCGAAAGGGTGGCCACTGTGCTGGCGACAGACGCTGACAGCGGGAAGAATGCGGAGATTGCCTACTCGCTGGAGTCCTCTGTAATGGGGATCTTTGCCATTGATCCCGATTCTGGGGACATCCTCGTCAATACGGTGCTGGACCGCGAGCAGACTGACAGGTATGAGTTTAAAGTTAATGCCAAAGACAAAGGCATCCCTGTGCTGCAGGGCAGCACCACGGTGATTGTGCAGGTGGCTGACAAGAATGACAATGACCCTAAGTTTATGCAGGACGTCTTTACCTTTTATGTGAAAGAGAACTTGCAGCCCAACAGCCCGGTGGGGATGGTGACGGTGATGGATGCTGACAAGGGGCGCAATGCGGAGATGAGCCTGTACATAGAGGAGAACAGTAAcattttttctattgaaaatgaCACAGGGACCATTTACTCCACGATGTCTTTTGACCGGGAACATCAGACCACATATACATTCAGAGTCAAGGCTGTGGACGGGGGAGATCCTCCCAGATCTGCCACAGCCACAGTCTCTCTCTTTGTGATGGATGAGAATGACAATGCTCCTACAGTTACCCTTCCCAGAAACATTTCCTACACTTTACTGCCACCTTCAAGTAATGTCAGGACAGTAGTAGCTACAGTGTTGGCAACAGACAGTGATGATGGCATCAATGCAGACCTTAACTACAGCATTGTGGGAGGGAATCCCTTCAAGCTGTTTGAGATTGATTCCACCAGTGGTGTGGTTTCCTTAGTGGGAAAACTCACCCATAAGCATTATGGCTTGCACAGGTTGGTGGTGCAAGTGAATGACAGTGGGCAGCCTTCCCAGTCCACCACGACTCTGGTGCATGTGTTTGTcaatgaaagtgtttctaatgcAACTGTGATTGACTCTCAGATAGCTAGAAGTTTGCACACCCCACTCACCCAGGATATAGCTGGTGACCCAAGCTACGAAATTAGCAAACAGAGACTCAGTATTGTCATTGGGGTTGTTGCTGGAATTATGACAGTGATTCTAATCatcttaattgtggtgatggCAAGGTACTGCCGgtccaaaaataaaaatggctacGAAGCTGGCAAAAAAGATCACGAAGACTTTTTTACACCCCAACAGCATGACAAATCTAAAAAGCctaaaaaggacaagaaaaacaaaaaatctaagCAGCCCCTCTACAGCAGCATTGTCACTGTAGAAGCTTCTAAACCAAATGGACAGAGGTATGATAGTGTCAATGAGAAGCTGTCAGACAGCCCGAGCATGGGGCGATACCGATCGGTTAACGGTGGGCCTGGCAGTCCTGACCTGGCCAGGCATTACAAATCTAGTTCCCCATTGCCTACTGTCCAGCTTCACCCCCAATCACCAACTGCAGGAAAAAAACACCAGGCCGTACAAGATCTACCACCAGCCAACACATTTGTGGGAGCAGGAGACAACATTTCAATTGGATCAGATCACTGCTCTGAGTACAGCTGTCAAACCAATAACAAGTACAGCAAACAG